CCACGAGATGACTGCCGATAAAGCCCGCCCCACCGGTGACGAGCACATTGCTGTTTCGCAAATCCACGCAAAACCCCTCCTTTGGTCGATACCTACTGATATTGTCTGTTCGCGAAAAGTGAAAGGGCGAACCGCCGTAAGCTCGGAAAGTTGGACGCAAAGCCCGCGTCGTGGTCGTCGATTTGTCCAATCAGCCAAGGGGTGATTTGCGTACGATGCTCAAAACTACGCGAGTAAATCGTGTGAGGGGGATATCGATGAAAGTTGTGATCCCTGTCGGGGACCTGCACATTGGTGGCGGGTGTCAGGTGCTTGTGGACATTGCCAATGCCCTACAGGCAGCAGGACATGACACCGAAGTCGTCATGCCTGCGTCTGGTACGGTGCAGTACGACCTTCAGGCAAAGCTTTCCGTGGTGCCTGTGCTCACACGCGAGCATATCCCGGAAGGCGATCTCATTTTGACGAACTTCTTTACCACCTGCATAGGGCCGTACGAAGCGTACAAGGACCGATGTGTACGACTGAGTCTCGGGTTTGAACCGTATTGGGTGCCGGATAAGCAAACGGCGCTTTGGACGTATAAGCAGGGGGTTCCCGTGATTGCGATTTCCCACTGGTTGGATGAGCAAATTGCTGCGCATACCCATCAGCGAAGCCAGGTGGTGCCCCTCGGTGTGGACGTAAACATCTTTCATCCAGGTCCGCGCCAACACGTGACCGGGTCACCCAAGGTGATTATGTATATCGCGCGCAACCCGGCGTACGGATATGAACTCAAGGGTTTCACTGATTTCCAAGCGGCCATTGCCCGGCTGCGCGATACGTACAATGGTGACTTTATCGTCCATATGGTTTGTCCGGAGGGGGATTTGTCGTTGCCGGACGGCGTTCCTTACCGCGTGTTTCGACCGACGAGCGCACAGGAGATGGCCGACTTGTATCGGGGCGCGGATTTGTTCGTTTCGACATCGTGGTTTGAGGCGTTTGCGTTGCCGCCGTTGGAGGCGATGGCCTGTGGAACGCCTGTGGTGTCGACCAATTCAGGTGGCCTGTTGGATTATTGTACGGATATGGAAAATGCCGTGCTGACACCGCCAAGGGACCCTGATGCCTTGGCCGCGCAGATGGCGCACGTGCTCCAAGATGCGCAGCTTGCCAAGACGTTGTCACAGGCAGGCGTGGCCACGGCAAGTCGCTTTACGAAGGAG
Above is a genomic segment from Alicyclobacillus acidoterrestris containing:
- a CDS encoding glycosyltransferase, with the protein product MKVVIPVGDLHIGGGCQVLVDIANALQAAGHDTEVVMPASGTVQYDLQAKLSVVPVLTREHIPEGDLILTNFFTTCIGPYEAYKDRCVRLSLGFEPYWVPDKQTALWTYKQGVPVIAISHWLDEQIAAHTHQRSQVVPLGVDVNIFHPGPRQHVTGSPKVIMYIARNPAYGYELKGFTDFQAAIARLRDTYNGDFIVHMVCPEGDLSLPDGVPYRVFRPTSAQEMADLYRGADLFVSTSWFEAFALPPLEAMACGTPVVSTNSGGLLDYCTDMENAVLTPPRDPDALAAQMAHVLQDAQLAKTLSQAGVATASRFTKEKYLREMIAAIENAHRDRAHYVEPKVSIVIPFYNCAYIAQAIESALAQTYSNLEVIVVDDGSTEHVEKVHPYFDKIHYLRKENGGTASALNAGIHHATGRYFSWLSADDEFLPDKTAKQVQWMQENQLTISYGAFFYMNERGELISGKVGTAFASDVDFYRTMSQWCPVNGCTVMIDMRVFETVGVFDETLLYTHDYDLWLRALQHYPFRYLDVPLVRYRVHGEMGTKKHERAIAKELLVVQQKYKSVMKRMVEGGLQP